AAACCAAGTGGACCGATGTCGGTAAATGGTATTGTTGTAAAATCTGAAAGCTTCACTGATAACCTTAATATTACAGGTAATATCGTAGCCAATGAAGAAGTTGCAATTCGTACGGAAACTTCAGGATTGATTACGGGTATTTATTTTAAAGAGGGAAGCCTAGTAAAACAAGGAATGCTCTTGGTGAAGATTAATGATAAAGATCTGCAGGCCCAGCTAACCAAGGCCATCACTCTCCAAAAGTTAGCTGAAGAAAAAGAATATAGAGCCCGTATTTTATTACAAAAAGAGGCCGTAAGTAAAGAAGATTACGATGCGAATTTAGCTGATTTGAATGCATTAAAAGCTGAAACGCAATTAATACGAACTCAAATTATAAAAACTGAAATAAGAGCCCCTTTTAGCGGAACCATTGGTTTAAGATCGGTATCAATAGGTGATTACATTACCCCTCAAACAGATATTACCACATTAGTGAATGTAAATCCGGCAAAAATAACCTTTACAGTTCCCGAAAAATATGTGCAGCTTCTAAAACAAAAATCAACTATTAAGTTTACTGTTGAAGGCACCAGCCGTGTTTACAATGCAACTGTCTACGCTGTTGAGCCTAGAATTGATGAAACGACCCGAACTGTGCAACTAAAAGCAACAGCTCCAAACAATGATGGCAGTTTACTGCCAGGTTCGTTTGCAAAAGTTGAGCTAGCTCTTAAAGAAATAGAAGATGCATTGTTTGTCCCTACTCAGGCGGTCGTTCCATTATTGAAAGGGAAAAAAGTATTTGTGAGCAAAAACGGGATGGCTACAGATGCCCTTATTGAAACAGGAGTTCGGACCAGTTCTCGTGTTCAGGTTCTTAATGGATTAAAAGCCGGTGATACGGTGATCACAACAGGTATCATGTCTCTAAAACCTGAAACTCCTGTAAAAGTTACTTTACAATAATCTGAAACACAAAAGATTAGGAGCAAGATCGGCGTCTTACTCCTATTTTCTTCATAAATTTAAGATAATCAAGCATTTGCAGTGGAGCAAATAGCACCAACTGCCCAAACTTATACTATGAGTAGTTTATCAACCACGAGCATTAAGCGTCCGGTCTTGGCCATAGTAATGAACCTAATCATTATCCTTTTTGGCTATATCGGTTTTAAATACTTGGGCGTCAGGGAGTACCCGTCTATTGACCCTCCCATTGTTAACGTAAGAACTAATTATCCTGGAGCTAATGCCGATGTGATTGAGTCTCAAATTACTGAACCACTTGAAAAAGCCATCAACAGTATTGACGGAATCCGTACCATTTCCTCTTCGAGCAATCAAGGCTCAAGCAATATTACTGTAGAGTTCAATCTTAGCAAGGACCTTGATGATGCCGCAAATGATGTGCGCGATAAAGTTGCTCAGGCAGTCAGAAGCTTACCGAAAGATATTGACGGCTTGCCGGTAGTGAGTAAAGCTGATGCCAATTCAGATGCGATCATTTCCATGACTTTGCAAAGCAATACCCGCAACCAATTACAGGTAAGTGATTATGCTGAAAATGTTTTGGCTGAACGCTTACAAACTATTCCGGGGGTAAGCTCAGTTCAGATTTGGGGACAAAAACGCTATTCCATGCGTTTATGGATCAACCCTACTAAGCTTTCTTCTTATGGTCTTACTACGCTGGACGTAAAAAATGCCCTAGACCGTGAAAATGTTCAATTACCTACAGGGAAAATAACAGGCGACAATACAGAACTGACTGTTAACGCAGCGGGTAATATGTCAACCGAAGAAGAATTCAACAATCTGATTATAAAAAATACAGCTGAAAATATAATCCGACTTCGCGATATTGGTTATGCCACTCTGGGGCCAGAGAATGAGGAAACCATTTTACGGGAATCAGGCATTCCAATGATTGGACTAGCCTTGGTTCCTCAGCCAGGAGCGAACTACATAGATATTGCCAATGAGTTTTATAAACGATACGAACAAATTAAAAAAGATCTGCCTAAAGACTTTAAAACAGACATAGCAGTTGACAATACCATTTTCATTAAGAAGTCAATTAATGAGGTGGGTGAAACTCTTATTGTAGCCCTTCTTTTGGTAGTTCTGATTATCTATATCTTTTTCCGTAACTGGAGTATTGCTTTCCGGCCACTGATTGACATTCCGGTTTCATTAATAGGTACTTTTTTTATCATGTACCTAATGGGCTTTTCCATAAATGTTTTAACCTTACTTGCCATCGTTTTAGCAACGGGCTTGGTGGTCGATGACGGTATTGTAGTAACTGAGAATATTTATAAAAAGGTAGAAGCAGGTTATTCTCCCTTTGAGGCTGCCATTAAGGGTTCAAATGAGATCTTCTTTGCCATTATTTCAACCTCCATTACACTGGCGGCCGTTTTCTTGCCAATCATTTTCCTTGAAGGATTTGTGGGCCGATTGTTCAGAGAGTTTGGTATTGTTATCGCTTCAGCAGTGTTGATTTCGGCATTCGTATCATTAACATTAACTCCAATGCTTAATGCCAAAATGATCCGCAAAAATCAAAAACAAAGTCGCTTTTATGAAGCAACAGAGCCTTTCTTTGTTAACATGGTTGAAAGCTACCGAACTTCACTGAATAATTTTTTATTACATAGATGGGTAGCAATACCAATTGTTATACTTTGTGTTGGAATGATTTTCCTTTTCGGTAAGTTCCTCCAATCTGAACTGGCACCTTTGGACGACCGCAGCTTTATCAGTTTACAGGTAACCGCCCCTGAAGGAGCATCTTTTGACTATACCGACAACTTCATAAAAAAGGTAACACAAACTGTTATTGATTCAATTCCTGAAAAGAAGGTACTCTTAACGGTAACAGCACCAAGCTTTTTGGGTTCGGGAGCCGCCAATAGCGGATTTGCGCGTTTGCGCTTAACATACCCTGATGAGCGCCTCCTCTCTCAGCAGCAAATTGCAGATTATTTGACTAAAATAACCTCCAGAATGTCTGAGGCTAGAACATTTGTAATTCAGCAACAAACAATATCAGCGGGCGGGGCACGCGGAGGGTTACCCGTTCAATACGTTTTGCAAGCCCCTAACTTTGACAAACTGAAGGAGATACTGCCTAAATTCATGGCAGCGGTACAACAGGACCCTACCTTTACAATGACAGATGTAAACCTGAAGTTTAACAAGCCGGAGCTCAATATTACTATTGATAGAGATAAGGCTAAAAGCCTTGGTGTTTCATTCATGGATGTAGCGCAAACCTTACAGTTGGGCTTAAGTGGTCAACGCTTTGGTTATTTTATTATGAATGGTAAGCAGTATCAAGTAGTTGGTCAATTTGATCGCGCAGACCGGGATGACCCTTTGGATCTTACCTCCATCTTTGTACGTAACAATGAAAATAAACTAATTCAACTTGACAACCTGTTAAAAACACAGGAAAATAGCTCTCCGCCTCAATTGTATCACTTTAATCGTTTCACCTCAGCCACTGTATCTGCAGGACTGGCTCCGGGCAAAACCATTGGTGATGGAATTGAAGCAATGGACAAGATTGCTAAAAAAGTTTTGAATGATTCATTTCAAACTTCTTTAACCGGTGCTTCCCGTGATTTTGCCGAAAGTTCATCAAATATCATGTTTGCATTTATACTTGCCCTGATATTGATTTATTTGATTTTGGCAGCTCAATTTGAAAGCTTTATTGATCCGTTCATCATTATGTTAACAGTTCCGCTTGCTATTGCCGGAGCAGTATTATCATTGTGGTTATTCAACCAAACAATTAACATTTTCAGTCAAATTGGCATCATCATGCTGGTTGGTTTAGTAACTAAAAACGGTATCCTGATTGTCGAATTTGCTAATCAGCTAAAAGAACGTGGCGTTCCCTTACAAAAAGCAATTAGAGATGCTTCAGCTGCACGGCTTCGTCCTATATTAATGACCAGCTTGGCTACTTCCTTGGGAGCTCTGCCTATCGCAATGGCTTTAGGAGATGCGGCTAAGAGCCGTATGAGCATGGGTATAGTAGTTATTGGAGGAATATTGTTCTCGTTGGTATTAACCCTGTTTGTGATTCCAGCCATCTATTCATTCCTATCAAGGGAGCATAAACCACATCCTGATCAACAATTTACACAAGAAGAAACTGAGCCTAAACTTGTTGTTACGGAGGCTTAAATCCATAACATCATTTTAAAAACTATAGAATGAAGAAAATAAGTATTGTTCTTACCCTAACCTTAATATGTTCTTTTGGAGCAAAAGCTCAGCAAGTATTAAATCTTAATGATGCTATCCAAATAGGTTTAGAAAACAATTATGCTATCAGGATTTCCAGTAACGATGCAACAATCAGCAGAAATAATGCAAGAGATTTGTATGCATCACTTTTACCTTTTGCTTCTGCCTCTGCAAGTACGAATGGCAGCAGAACCAATACTTCCCAAACTACAAGTAGTGGAACCCGGGATTTTAATTGGGCGCACTCGACAAACTCAAATGCTAATGTAGGCTTGAACTGGACTGTTTTTGATGGCATGAGAATGTTTGCTACTTATGATAAGTATAAAGAATTCGAAAAATTAGGAGAGGAAAACGCAAAAATCACCGTTTTACAAACTATTTATGCCATTACCTCTACCTATTATACTTTGGTCAGTCAGCAACATCAAACCAGGAGTCTGGAAGATGCACTTGAACTGTCAAGAAAAAGAGTTAATGATGCTCAAAATAAATACTCAGTAGGTCGAGCGGCCAAATTAGACGTATTAAATTCTCAGGTTGATTTAAACGCCGACACCACTAATTTAATGCGTCAGCTAGAAGCGTTACAATCTTCAAAAATCAGATTAAACCAACTTTTGGCCCGCGATGTAACTACAAACTTTACAGTAATTGATACTATCATAATAGACTATAACTTAAAGTATGAAACTGTCAGACAAAATATTTTGACAAACAATCCTCAGCTGAAGGCGGCTAAGTTTAATCAGAATATATCAAATTTAACCTATAAAGAAATCCGTGGAGACCGGTTTCCGATAGTAAAACTTAATAGCAGCTATAACTTTGCACACTCAGAATCAGAATTTGGGTTTGCGAGTAAAAACACAAGTTCAGGACTATCCTATGGCGCCACAGCTTCGGTCAATCTCTTTAGTGGGTTAATCCAAAACAAAAAAGAACAGAACGCAAAAACCGAAATAAATACGGCCAATTTATTATATGAACAATTAAAGCAAGATTTGGATGCGCAATTAAGTACGGCTTATATTAACTATCAAAACAGTTTGTCATTAGTAAAAGTTGAAGCTAACAATAGAGAAATTGCCCGTCAAAACCAGGATATTACTTACGAAAAATACAAGCTTGGAAGCATTACAGCTGTTGAAATGCGCCAGGCACAACAAAACTATATCATTGCAGACTTCAGATATATAAACGCCCAGTTCGAAGCCAAAACTGCTGAAATTGGTTTAAAATTATTAGCTGGTAATTTAAGGTAGAACGCTTTGATTTTGAAGTTTTTTTTCATAATATAGAACTTTATTGTCAGCATTTACGTATAAACAACCAATACCAGAATTCGAGCGGATGGAGCACTTTATTTTTAATTCAGCGCTTATTATTGATGATAGCACTATTGACAACCTGATACACAAGAAAATTCTAGTGAATTATTATTTTGTAAAGAATGTTCATTGTGTGGTTTCGGTTAAGGACGGTTTAGATTATTTACAGTATCAGCTGGATAATAATGCCGAGCTTCCTGAATTGATTTTTTTAGACATAAGAATGCCTGAAATGAATGGTTTTGATTTTCTCAAAATGTTTGAGCAACTGAATCCTTCAATTTTAGAAAAATGCAAAATCTATATGTTATCCTCTTCTCTTGACCCGGTTGACCACGAACGTATAGCAAATTATAAATTTGTTAAGAAGTTTTTAGGAAAACCCCTTACCCGTCAGATTTTAGAAGAAGAGTTTTCTGCCCACCACGAAATTGACTAATAAGCTGCATTATAATCAATTACCAAATTCAGTTCTGTCATTTGCCCATTCTTTACTATAATAGGGCAAATGTTTTGATCACCATCAGACATATTGGCAAACAATCCTTTTTCTTCTTTTACAAATACCGAGTATTTCCCTGGTTTTAATTTGGCACTAAAGCGACCGTTTTTATCAGACTTTACTTGCTTTATCAATTTCGTCTTTAGTTCACTATAAAAAACTCCCTCTGCTTTAGTTTCGTTCACATTAGTCAGCTCGTAGATATAAATAGAACGACGAACGGCTTTGCCTCCTCGTTGCTCTTTAGGAATATCCGGAGAAGGCATCTGATTACCTGATTTAAAAACGACAATTCCATAAACCCCGGTTTGGCTTTGTGCATTAGCACTTTCTTCAATACTAAACAACAGCAAAACCGTACAGTAAAAAGTAAAAACGATAGATTTCATAACTAAATCTACTTATTTTAATCTTAAAAAGTGACCTTATAAGCCTTGCAAAAACTGATTTAATTAATACTGGTTAACAATTTATTAAAGTCGACAATTTTTCTAATTGATAACCAAAAAAGAATAACTTTAAAGCAAATACTTTGTCCTGCTTAAATTCATGAAAAAAAGCCTTTTGCAGTTACTTGTCTTCCTAACTTTTTCCCCATCGTTACTATATGCCCAAACTTATTCGGAAGCTGTACAAAAGCAAAAGAAAACTTTACAACTACTTGCAGAAAAAATAAAGGATACCCACAAGACAAATTTTAAGAAGGCAGAACAATTTGCAAAAAAACACAACCTTCCTATTCTCTGGGTCGATAAATCTGGAAATATTATTAAGCTTCAGGGCCTTGACAACAATGGAATGCCTTTATTCCTGACAACGCATAACAATGCCATTTCAGCAGCGACTATCGGAACTAATAAAGTATGGCCTGGAGGCACATCAGGCTTGAACTTAAGCGGCAATAAAGCTCAAATAACAAACAAATTGGCTTTATGGGATGGCGCCCATCCCCTCTTAACACATCGTGAGTTCGAAAACAGAATTACTATTGGAGATAAAGGAGATGATGCCCAAAATCATAGTACCCATGTGGCCGGTACTTTAATGGCCAGAGGCATTAGTCCTCCCGCAAAAGGAATGGCATTTCAACTTCAGGGTGCTGTTGCATTTGATTTTGACAACGACAATTCTGAAATGGCCGAGGCAGCCGCAAAATATGGCTTATTAGTATCTAACCACTCATATGGTAATATTGCAGGCTGGCGCTTTAATGATAGCAGAGCAGGAACAGCAACCGACCCAAACTGGGAATGGTGGGGCAATGATGGAGACTTTGAGGACTATAAATTTGGAATCTACAATGCAGACGTTGCAATGTGGGATCAAATAGCGTTTAATGCTCCTTATTATCTGATAGTTAAATCAGCAGGAAACAATCAAAATCAAAACGGGCCAGCCATAGGTGAACCCTATTATCAGCGTAATTCATCCGGAGTTTTCGCCTTGCGCACTGCCCGACAGAAAGGCGCCATTTCCAACAATGATTCTTATGATAATCTTTCCACCAATTCAAACGCTAAAAATATTTTAGTTGTAGGGGCAATTAGCGGGCTTGCTAATGGATACACTAAAGTTGATGATATTTCTTTGGCTCCTTTTAGCAGCTGGGGAGGCACTGATGATGGACGAATAAAGCCTGATGTTGTTGCAAACGGCGTCAATGTACTCTCAACATATGCTGGCTCCAATGATTCCTATGGTACTTTAAACGGCACATCAATGGCAGCTCCTTCTGTTGCCGGCTCTGCCCTGCTTTTACAACAGCATTATTCAAACTTGAATAATAACAATTTTATGCGCTCAGCCACATTAAAAGGCTTAATTACGCATACCACTGACGAAACAGGACCTGCCCCCGGCCCCGATTACAAATTCGGCTGGGGATTAATGAATACCAATAAGGCCACCAAAGTTATCAGTGAAAATAACCTAAACAGCTTAATCAAGGAAGCCACATTATCACAGGGACAACAATTTGAACAGAATGTTATCGCCTCAGGTAAAGAACCATTAATTGTAACCTTAAGTTGGACCGACCCGGTAGGACCAGTCACCCCTGATGGAACGGTAGACAGCCCTAATTTAAAACTTATAAATGACCTTGATGTTCGAGTTATTAAAAATGGCACCATCTTTTCTCCTTGGATATTAGACCCATCAGATCCGTCAAAAGCGGCAGGCAACGGTGACAATTTTAGAGATAATATTGAAAAAATATTCATTGAAAATCCTGAACCTGGAGAGGTTTATACCATACGTATTAACCATAAAGGTTCGCTAAGCAACGGCAACCAGACATTCTCCCTTATTGCTTCCGGAATTGGTGGCAACAGCTATTGTTTATCAGGGGCAACATCAACTACGGGAATAAAAATCAATAATGTACAAGCAGGAAGTTTTACCAATCCAACCTCAACCTGTAATGGAAATAATAAATACTTAACCACCCCGATAAGTGTGGAACCAGGAAAGGCTATTCCATTAAATGTCACCCTGGGTAATTGCGGCGCTCAATCGAATGGGTTTTTAAAAGTTTATGTTGATTGGAACTCAAATGGAAACTTTAATGATTCAGGAGAATTATTGGCAACCAGTAACGGATTGATTGCACCTGCTACATTCTCAACCTCAATCAATGTACCTTCTTCTGTGGCAATTGGCAATGCAATCCGAATGCGGATCATTGCAATGGAAACCAATGACCCTAATCAACTAAATTCTTGTGGCCAATATGCCAATGGTGAAACCGAAGAATACATATTAAAAGTAAATCAACCTGAAGTAGATTGCAGCGTTAATGAATTGGTTATTCCGACTAATTTATCATGTGCAACATTCACCCAAAAAATAGCAGTTACAATTACGAACAATGGAAAAAGCAGTCAAAACTCAATCCCTGTAACTGCAGAAATTCGCTCAAACGGCAACTTATTAAAAACCATAACAGAAAATGTTAATCAGACAATCCAACCTGGAAAATCAATAACTTATTCATTTAAAGAAACTTTTACCAGCTCTGCTGGTATTTCCTATGTCATCAAGTGCTTTAGTCGAGTTCCCAATGATCAGGTTCCTGGAAATGACACGTTGCAAACAACGGTAAATACTGCCAATAATCCGACTGCTCCGGTTTTACAAGCCTTTAAATGTGATGATAATCAAATCCTCTTAACATCGCCCACAACTGATGGAACAGTAATCTGGTATGATTCAGCAAATGCTACAACTCCAGTTGCCATCGGAAATAATACAGCCTTAAATGCATCCATAAGCAAAGTTTACGGTTCATTAAATACTTTTGAAGGAACAATTGGGCCTAAAGATCGCACTATTTATGGCGGAACAACCAATGTCTACAATCAGTTTACCCCATCGGTAAAAATTACAGCCATGACTCCAATTGAATTGCAGCGTGCACGATTATACATTGGCCATTCTGGAGTAATTCGTTTTACAGTTACAAATGAGCAATCAGGAGAAGAAGTTTCATCAGTTAAATTAGATGTTACGGCCACAAGAAATCCTGAAGCTTCCGGATCACAAGGAATTGATGTGAATGACCAGGGAATGGTTTATGATTTAAATCTGAAAATACCGTCTGCCGGAAATTACTTAATTAATATTGATTACGAAGGCGATGCAACAATTTTCAGAAATAGGCAGGATAATGCAACACTACCGTATCCGTTTACCATACCAGGGCTATTGTCGGTAACAGGCAATACAGCCACTTCCAGTGCAGGAGTAGACTATAAAAATTATTGGTACTATTTCTATGATTTAAGCGTAAAACCTCTGGGATGTATTAGCGAACGTTCATCAACTGATGTAATTAACCTGACAATAGAAGAAAAGAATGGCGTGCTGTTCTCAAATTCATTGGTGTCCAATCAATGGTTTTTAAATGGAAGTCCCATTGAAGGGGCTACCTCAAACACCTATACACCTTCATATACCGGAACCTATACTGTTAAATTGATTGATAGTTGCACGGCTACTTCTAATGAACTATTTTTTAGTCTCCCTTTTGTACCTTCTGATATCGGATTAAAATTATATCCGGTTCCATCAGATGATTTTTTGAATGTAAAGTTTAACGTTTGGGAGCCCAATGATGTACATATAAGTATTATCAATTCAATTGGACAGATCTTTTATACGGAGTCGTTGACGAACTACAGTGGCCCAGTTAGTCGTGAATATGCCTTGGATGGACTAAGTTCAGGAATTTACTACACGCAAATTGTTATTGGCAAAAAATCTTATGGGTCGCCTTTTTCAATTACTAAATAAAAACTTTTGCCTGACCGGCAATTGCAACGTACCACCAATAATCCCCCTGTAACCTATTTTAAAAGTCCTAATTAGGGCCTTCCTATTTTTTTTGTTTTTTTTGAAACTATTTAAAAAAACAGTCGTAAAAAGAACCTGTACGAAAAAATAAAAACACCTATTCTGGAGATAGTTACAAAATAATTCTATCTACTTATATTTTTATCTTATCACTATACTGATTTACTCCTCAGTAAGCATACTCACCATATAAGTTTATTTTAAGCTTTTATACAATTGTATTAAGCTACTACTTAACTCAAAAAAGATTAGTTGTTTACACAGCTATTTTTTCTTGTGCCATAATTTATTGACCTTTTGACCTTCTAACAAATTGAATGAATCAGTAGAAAATTGAATCGAAAAGGTATTAGATATAAGGCGCAATTCAATTTTATTCGAAAAGAGAATCATTATCCACTTGAACAAGCCCCAAAAGGCTAAAATATAATCATAGCATAGATTATATGATTGATGAAAAAGCCCTATTAATCAAAGCTTTTTATTTATCAATAGGATTAAAATATTGACATTCTACTCTCAAAATCAACTCAACAGTCTAATTATTAATCATTTATTAAAACTTTTAAGAGATACAAAAACCCCGAATCGGGAATCATATTCCACACTTTCCCCAATATCATTTCCTGCAATTCCCCATATGTTCATACATATAACTCAAAATCAACCAGTTAAATAAAATTGTAAAATTTATAATACACAAGTTAATCTTAATCTTGAGTTATTTTTTATAGTAATTCCCACAAATAAAATAAATAGATCTTTTATAACTGCTCCTCAAAAGAACAGACTTATTAACTGGGAACTGAACCATTCACCTTTGTTTTTTTTCGATGGCATATGAGTTGCAAATTTTCTTGCCGAATGTGGGTACTAAACCGAATAAACCAAAAACCTGCCTTCAATTAACTTTCCGCTCTCTCTCAAATAATTATTCACAACAAAGTGATGAATAATGTTAAGCATGGGAAAAGCCAGGAGGTAGAAATATGCCCAGCAATAAAACTATGCTAGCATAACATAATAAGACTTATTGTAGAAGTTATTGTAAATAACCTTAATGAAAGGAGGCTCAGTAGAAAAGAGTATGAATTCAATTAATGTGATGGAAAGTTTCCTTCAATTACAACAAACCAAAACCTCAAGCAAGTAGCTTGAAATATTAATTAAAATCTGAAAACCAAAAAAATTCATAGTATGCATAAGAAATTTTTTAATTTAAACCTGACCAAAAACCAAATAGCTGCATTTACCCTTTTAACTGCTTTTAGCTTTACATCATTAGTTTCATGTAAAGAAGATGAAGCAATTACCCCAACAGAACAACAAAGTGAAGCAACAGTTCAAGAAACCAGCCCACAAGTTGAGGCCTTAACAACTACAACTACTGCATTGGATGTGCGTGTTGACTTTGGCGGTAGCACTCTGGCAACAAAATACAATAGTGGTTCTATTGCTGTTGGAACAAAAACTCTAGCTGATTTTAATAGTGGAGCGGCGACCAAAGTTACGCTTGCAACTGTTGAACCCTTCGCTGGTACTTATACAAACTCGCAAACCTATTCGTCAACCTTAGGTTTTGCTCAAGCTGCTGCAGTTGATGCTGGCTACGGAAACACTACTTCTCGCACCCGTGCAGTACTGGAACTTGCAAATCTTGATCCTGCAACTGAATACAACTTATCGTTCTTCGCTTCAAGAGTGGGCGTAAACAGTACTACCAGCTTAGAAACTCAGTACAAAGTTATTGGAGCTAGTACTCAAACTTTATTACTTGAGGCAGCGAACAACACTTCAAAAGTTGTTACTACACAAGCTATAAAACCAAATTCATCAGGTAAAATCCGGATTGAAGTTTCTAAAGGTTCAAAAAACAACATCTCATCGGGTTCTTACTGGTTAAACTCAATGAAAGTTGTAAGCATTGCAGCTCCAACTGAGCCTACTGCGCCTACTGCGCCTACTGCTCCTACTGAGCCTACTGCTCCTACTGCTCCTACTGCTCCTACTACTCCTACAAACCCGTCATACAACTATTTAGTTAAGACTGTGTCAGAGTTAAAAGCAGCGGCTTCAAAAGCAACCAGCGGACAAGTGATTTACGTAGATAATAGTGCTCAAATCGACTTCACTGGTCAGGGTACATTGAAAATCCCTGGCGGAGTAACTTTAATGAGTGGTCGTGGTGATAACGGTGCTTTGGGAGGTATGATCTACACTACAAGCCTTTCACATGGTATCTTAATCCAAGCTGGTGGAACAAATGTTAAGGTAGTAGGTTTACGTGTTCGCGGTGGGTCAACTGGCACAAGCGGTAGCTCAACTTATAACCGTGGTATTTATACTTCTTTCAGCAACCTTGAGGTATCTAATTGTGAGATCTTTGGCTGGAACCATGCAGGTGTTTACTTGTCAGGCGGTGCAAGCAATA
Above is a window of Solitalea lacus DNA encoding:
- a CDS encoding efflux RND transporter periplasmic adaptor subunit; its protein translation is MKVKHIIYTLIAIVLGYLVYNRLASPTPGKGPAASGAKGGGKPSGPMSVNGIVVKSESFTDNLNITGNIVANEEVAIRTETSGLITGIYFKEGSLVKQGMLLVKINDKDLQAQLTKAITLQKLAEEKEYRARILLQKEAVSKEDYDANLADLNALKAETQLIRTQIIKTEIRAPFSGTIGLRSVSIGDYITPQTDITTLVNVNPAKITFTVPEKYVQLLKQKSTIKFTVEGTSRVYNATVYAVEPRIDETTRTVQLKATAPNNDGSLLPGSFAKVELALKEIEDALFVPTQAVVPLLKGKKVFVSKNGMATDALIETGVRTSSRVQVLNGLKAGDTVITTGIMSLKPETPVKVTLQ
- a CDS encoding efflux RND transporter permease subunit — translated: MSSLSTTSIKRPVLAIVMNLIIILFGYIGFKYLGVREYPSIDPPIVNVRTNYPGANADVIESQITEPLEKAINSIDGIRTISSSSNQGSSNITVEFNLSKDLDDAANDVRDKVAQAVRSLPKDIDGLPVVSKADANSDAIISMTLQSNTRNQLQVSDYAENVLAERLQTIPGVSSVQIWGQKRYSMRLWINPTKLSSYGLTTLDVKNALDRENVQLPTGKITGDNTELTVNAAGNMSTEEEFNNLIIKNTAENIIRLRDIGYATLGPENEETILRESGIPMIGLALVPQPGANYIDIANEFYKRYEQIKKDLPKDFKTDIAVDNTIFIKKSINEVGETLIVALLLVVLIIYIFFRNWSIAFRPLIDIPVSLIGTFFIMYLMGFSINVLTLLAIVLATGLVVDDGIVVTENIYKKVEAGYSPFEAAIKGSNEIFFAIISTSITLAAVFLPIIFLEGFVGRLFREFGIVIASAVLISAFVSLTLTPMLNAKMIRKNQKQSRFYEATEPFFVNMVESYRTSLNNFLLHRWVAIPIVILCVGMIFLFGKFLQSELAPLDDRSFISLQVTAPEGASFDYTDNFIKKVTQTVIDSIPEKKVLLTVTAPSFLGSGAANSGFARLRLTYPDERLLSQQQIADYLTKITSRMSEARTFVIQQQTISAGGARGGLPVQYVLQAPNFDKLKEILPKFMAAVQQDPTFTMTDVNLKFNKPELNITIDRDKAKSLGVSFMDVAQTLQLGLSGQRFGYFIMNGKQYQVVGQFDRADRDDPLDLTSIFVRNNENKLIQLDNLLKTQENSSPPQLYHFNRFTSATVSAGLAPGKTIGDGIEAMDKIAKKVLNDSFQTSLTGASRDFAESSSNIMFAFILALILIYLILAAQFESFIDPFIIMLTVPLAIAGAVLSLWLFNQTINIFSQIGIIMLVGLVTKNGILIVEFANQLKERGVPLQKAIRDASAARLRPILMTSLATSLGALPIAMALGDAAKSRMSMGIVVIGGILFSLVLTLFVIPAIYSFLSREHKPHPDQQFTQEETEPKLVVTEA
- a CDS encoding TolC family protein translates to MKKISIVLTLTLICSFGAKAQQVLNLNDAIQIGLENNYAIRISSNDATISRNNARDLYASLLPFASASASTNGSRTNTSQTTSSGTRDFNWAHSTNSNANVGLNWTVFDGMRMFATYDKYKEFEKLGEENAKITVLQTIYAITSTYYTLVSQQHQTRSLEDALELSRKRVNDAQNKYSVGRAAKLDVLNSQVDLNADTTNLMRQLEALQSSKIRLNQLLARDVTTNFTVIDTIIIDYNLKYETVRQNILTNNPQLKAAKFNQNISNLTYKEIRGDRFPIVKLNSSYNFAHSESEFGFASKNTSSGLSYGATASVNLFSGLIQNKKEQNAKTEINTANLLYEQLKQDLDAQLSTAYINYQNSLSLVKVEANNREIARQNQDITYEKYKLGSITAVEMRQAQQNYIIADFRYINAQFEAKTAEIGLKLLAGNLR
- a CDS encoding response regulator yields the protein MSAFTYKQPIPEFERMEHFIFNSALIIDDSTIDNLIHKKILVNYYFVKNVHCVVSVKDGLDYLQYQLDNNAELPELIFLDIRMPEMNGFDFLKMFEQLNPSILEKCKIYMLSSSLDPVDHERIANYKFVKKFLGKPLTRQILEEEFSAHHEID